In Janthinobacterium sp. J1-1, a single genomic region encodes these proteins:
- a CDS encoding efflux RND transporter periplasmic adaptor subunit has translation MKKTSLAILVGGALCIGGGIWYFNHQSADKARSGAAAKGGQAPTSVSVVKPVRQDVPIVLQANGSVTPISSVDLHPQTTSTIAKVHIKEGQYVKQGELMFTLDARTESANVEKAQAQVLRDRASVQDFERQLKRSTDLLSKNFIAQGAVDTLQSQLDAARALLAADQAALRAAQVDSSYTILRAPLSGRVGAIGVYPGSLVQPTTSLTSITQLDPIDVVFTLPESSLSALLSAQKAGEVPVTALLADAGGKQVQGKLNFIDNAVDPTSGMIKVKARFGNTQTDLWPGQYINTQMTVQTLKDALVIPQNAIITTTAGTLVYTMQADNTAMANKVTRVHAFGLNAAVTGLTGDEQVIVDGKQNLRPGSKVRLAEKRQDTTPAAAATPTGKPA, from the coding sequence ATGAAAAAAACTAGCCTGGCAATCCTGGTCGGTGGTGCCCTGTGTATCGGTGGCGGCATCTGGTATTTCAATCATCAGTCCGCCGACAAGGCCAGGAGCGGAGCGGCGGCCAAGGGAGGGCAGGCGCCGACCAGCGTCAGCGTGGTCAAGCCCGTGCGCCAGGACGTGCCCATCGTGCTGCAGGCCAATGGCAGCGTGACGCCGATCAGCAGCGTCGACCTGCATCCGCAAACCACCAGCACGATTGCCAAGGTGCATATCAAGGAAGGCCAGTACGTCAAACAGGGCGAGCTGATGTTCACCCTGGACGCACGCACCGAAAGCGCCAACGTGGAAAAAGCCCAGGCGCAAGTGTTGCGCGACCGCGCCTCGGTGCAGGACTTCGAGCGCCAGCTCAAGCGCAGCACCGATTTGCTCAGCAAGAACTTCATCGCCCAGGGCGCCGTCGATACCCTGCAAAGCCAGCTCGACGCGGCGCGCGCCTTGCTGGCCGCCGACCAGGCCGCCTTGCGCGCGGCCCAAGTCGATTCCAGCTACACCATCTTGCGCGCGCCCCTGAGCGGCCGGGTCGGCGCCATCGGCGTGTATCCGGGCAGCCTGGTGCAGCCGACCACCTCGCTCACCAGCATTACCCAGCTCGATCCGATCGATGTTGTGTTCACCTTGCCGGAGAGCAGTTTGTCGGCCCTGCTGTCGGCGCAGAAAGCGGGCGAAGTGCCCGTCACGGCGCTGCTGGCGGACGCCGGCGGCAAGCAGGTCCAGGGCAAGCTGAACTTTATCGACAACGCCGTCGATCCGACGTCGGGCATGATCAAGGTCAAGGCCCGTTTCGGCAATACCCAAACCGATCTGTGGCCGGGCCAGTACATCAATACCCAGATGACGGTGCAAACCCTGAAAGACGCGCTGGTGATCCCGCAAAACGCCATCATCACCACCACCGCCGGCACCCTGGTCTATACCATGCAGGCCGACAACACGGCCATGGCGAACAAGGTCACGCGCGTGCATGCGTTTGGCCTGAATGCCGCGGTGACGGGCTTGACTGGCGATGAGCAGGTGATTGTCGACGGCAAGCAGAACCTGCGTCCGGGCAGCAAGGTGCGCCTGGCGGAAAAACGCCAGGATACCACCCCGGCCGCTGCCGCCACGCCGACGGGCAAGCCAGCATGA
- a CDS encoding Spy/CpxP family protein refolding chaperone: MNTSFHTVRKHLIVALSVLGMGAASLTVHAQQAPASAPAATSNPKAAPDGPRAHRGERGGEHRGERGNPAERMAKYQARLHDKLKLTAAQEPAWATFTAANAPKKPAGDWKAKREAFAKLSAPQRMEQWIALSKERIAGQESRLASLKTFYGVLTPEQQKVFDNSVPGGKHGGMRGHHGHRGGPEHKAG; encoded by the coding sequence ATGAACACCTCATTTCACACCGTACGCAAACACCTGATCGTCGCGCTGAGCGTACTCGGCATGGGTGCCGCATCGCTGACCGTCCACGCCCAGCAAGCTCCCGCCAGCGCCCCGGCCGCCACCAGCAACCCGAAAGCCGCACCGGACGGCCCGCGCGCTCATCGTGGCGAACGCGGCGGCGAACACCGTGGCGAACGCGGCAATCCGGCCGAACGCATGGCCAAATACCAGGCCCGCCTGCACGACAAGCTAAAACTCACCGCCGCCCAGGAACCGGCCTGGGCCACCTTTACGGCCGCCAACGCGCCGAAAAAGCCGGCCGGCGACTGGAAGGCCAAGCGCGAAGCGTTTGCCAAGCTGTCGGCACCCCAGCGCATGGAGCAGTGGATCGCCCTGTCGAAGGAGCGCATCGCCGGCCAGGAAAGCCGTCTGGCGTCGCTGAAAACGTTTTATGGCGTGCTGACGCCGGAACAACAGAAAGTGTTCGATAACAGCGTGCCGGGCGGCAAGCATGGCGGCATGCGCGGACACCATGGCCACCGTGGCGGCCCGGAACATAAAGCCGGCTAA
- a CDS encoding response regulator, with product METTSTILIVDDDRDIRSLLADYLETNAYRTLGAADGTAMWKVLDETRPDLIVLDLNLPGDDGLTLCRKLRAQSTVPVIMLTARNEPLDRILGLEMGADDYLPKPFEPRELLARIRSVLRRSHAMPSNAPSDKAQQIRFSGWTLDLTARHLLNPTGVVIMLSGAEFRLLRVFLEHPNRVLNRDQLLNLTQGRDADPFDRSIDIQISRLRQKLGEDARLPQIIKTVRNGGYVLAGQVNVEPHA from the coding sequence ATGGAAACCACTTCTACAATACTGATCGTCGACGACGACCGCGATATCCGCAGCCTGCTGGCGGATTACCTGGAAACCAATGCCTACCGCACCCTGGGCGCGGCCGATGGCACGGCCATGTGGAAGGTGCTGGACGAAACCCGGCCCGACCTGATCGTGCTCGACCTGAACCTGCCCGGCGACGACGGCCTGACCCTGTGCCGCAAGCTGCGCGCGCAGTCGACCGTGCCCGTCATCATGCTGACGGCCCGCAACGAACCGCTGGACCGCATCCTGGGCCTGGAAATGGGCGCCGACGATTACCTGCCGAAACCATTCGAGCCGCGCGAGCTGCTGGCGCGCATCCGCAGCGTGCTGCGCCGCAGCCATGCGATGCCGTCCAATGCGCCGTCGGACAAGGCGCAGCAGATCCGCTTCTCGGGCTGGACCCTGGACCTGACGGCGCGCCACCTGCTCAACCCGACCGGCGTGGTGATCATGCTGTCGGGCGCGGAATTTCGTTTGTTGCGCGTGTTCCTCGAGCACCCGAACCGTGTGCTGAACCGCGACCAGCTGCTGAACCTGACGCAGGGCCGCGACGCCGACCCGTTCGACCGCTCGATCGATATCCAGATCAGCCGCTTGCGGCAAAAGCTGGGCGAGGATGCACGTTTGCCGCAAATCATCAAGACCGTGCGCAACGGCGGCTATGTGCTGGCCGGCCAGGTCAACGTGGAGCCGCACGCGTGA
- a CDS encoding ATP-binding protein, whose translation MKAFLGSMTGRVFMVLLIGVVASAALTQWLAVGERQRAIEQYRDYHAVERAEQLVMSTDMVPLASRAAYLKVANKGSVRLELRPDAEHAAGAPTEFSSALQAKLGEAFKVTALAQLPLVCVKPKKAPGLFSPKPWGGTCESLDVRMQDGHMLRLLVLPPRQPAFAEHNDWMTLLPFLISIAILAYLVTRMTMRPLKQLAQAAKDLGNDINHPPLALTGASEIRQASAAFNAMQARIRQHIFQRTQMLAAITHDLQTPLTRLRLRLEKVADSDLHERLVGDLSAMQSMVKEGLDLARSMDSTEAMQALDLDSLLDSVCSDAADAGQNVTLEGHAGMALMGRPIAMRRCLVNLIDNAVKYGQHAQVTVERLTGAARIRIRDGGPGIAPDQLAKVFEPFYRIETSRSRESGGTGLGLTIARNIAEQHGATVLLSNHVDGGLEVTLVVPQYYAGK comes from the coding sequence GTGAAGGCCTTTCTCGGTTCGATGACGGGGCGCGTCTTCATGGTGCTGCTGATCGGCGTGGTGGCCTCGGCCGCGCTGACGCAGTGGCTGGCCGTGGGCGAGCGCCAGCGGGCGATCGAACAGTACCGCGACTATCACGCCGTCGAGCGTGCCGAGCAGCTGGTGATGTCGACCGACATGGTGCCGCTGGCGTCGCGCGCGGCCTACCTGAAGGTGGCCAACAAGGGCAGCGTGCGGCTGGAACTGCGGCCGGACGCCGAACACGCGGCCGGCGCGCCGACCGAGTTTTCCAGCGCGCTGCAAGCCAAGCTGGGCGAGGCCTTCAAGGTGACCGCGCTGGCCCAGCTGCCGCTGGTCTGCGTCAAGCCGAAGAAAGCGCCCGGCCTGTTTTCGCCCAAGCCTTGGGGCGGCACCTGCGAAAGCCTGGACGTGCGCATGCAGGACGGCCACATGCTGCGCCTGCTGGTGCTGCCGCCGCGCCAGCCGGCGTTCGCCGAGCACAATGACTGGATGACCCTGCTGCCTTTCCTGATCAGCATCGCCATCCTGGCCTACCTGGTCACGCGCATGACGATGCGGCCGTTGAAACAGCTGGCGCAGGCGGCGAAAGACCTGGGCAACGACATCAACCATCCGCCGCTGGCCCTGACGGGCGCGAGCGAAATCCGCCAGGCCAGCGCGGCCTTCAACGCCATGCAGGCGCGCATCCGCCAGCACATCTTCCAGCGCACGCAGATGCTGGCCGCCATCACGCACGATCTGCAGACGCCGCTCACGCGTTTGCGCCTGCGGCTGGAAAAAGTGGCCGACTCCGACCTGCACGAACGGCTGGTGGGCGATTTGTCGGCCATGCAGAGCATGGTCAAGGAAGGGCTGGACCTGGCGCGCTCGATGGACAGCACGGAAGCGATGCAGGCGCTCGACCTCGATTCGCTGCTCGACAGCGTCTGTTCGGACGCCGCCGATGCGGGCCAGAACGTGACCCTGGAAGGCCATGCCGGCATGGCCCTGATGGGCCGCCCGATCGCCATGCGGCGCTGCCTGGTCAACCTGATCGACAATGCCGTCAAATATGGCCAGCATGCGCAGGTGACGGTCGAGCGCCTGACGGGCGCGGCGCGCATCCGCATCCGCGATGGCGGTCCCGGCATTGCGCCCGACCAGCTGGCCAAGGTGTTCGAACCGTTCTACCGCATCGAGACCTCGCGTTCGCGCGAATCCGGCGGCACCGGCCTGGGCCTGACGATTGCACGCAATATCGCCGAACAGCACGGCGCCACGGTTTTGCTGTCCAATCATGTGGACGGCGGGCTGGAAGTGACCCTGGTGGTGCCACAATATTACGCAGGAAAGTGA